A region of Streptomyces sp. NBC_01267 DNA encodes the following proteins:
- a CDS encoding LutC/YkgG family protein, with the protein MTSRDRILTRVRTALAGAPQAPEISRDYLSTHTADDPAIVLDLLHENLADYRAIVHRTRADGLPGLLARLLDERGSRTVLAPAGLPPQWLAGATGVRKVEDTPTATAQELDAVDSVVTGCAVAIAETGTIVLDGGADQGRRRITLIPDHHICVVRAPEQVVASVPQALPRLDPGRPSTWISGPSATSDIELDRVEGVHGPRTLEVVLVES; encoded by the coding sequence ATGACGTCCCGTGACCGTATTCTCACCCGTGTCCGTACTGCTCTTGCCGGTGCTCCGCAGGCTCCTGAGATCTCGCGTGACTATCTGAGCACGCATACCGCCGATGATCCGGCGATCGTCCTCGATCTCCTCCACGAGAACCTCGCCGACTACCGCGCGATCGTCCACCGCACCCGGGCGGACGGCCTTCCGGGCCTGTTGGCGCGACTGCTGGACGAGCGCGGCTCACGGACCGTCCTGGCACCGGCAGGGCTTCCCCCGCAATGGCTGGCAGGAGCGACCGGTGTCCGGAAGGTCGAGGACACGCCGACGGCGACGGCGCAGGAACTGGACGCGGTGGACAGCGTGGTCACCGGCTGCGCGGTGGCGATCGCGGAGACCGGCACGATCGTCCTGGACGGAGGTGCTGATCAGGGGCGCCGCCGCATCACGCTCATCCCCGACCACCACATCTGCGTGGTGCGGGCTCCGGAGCAGGTGGTGGCGTCGGTACCGCAGGCACTCCCGCGCTTGGATCCCGGGCGTCCGTCGACCTGGATCTCCGGTCCGTCGGCGACCAGTGACATCGAGCTCGACCGTGTCGAGGGTGTTCATGGTCCCCGCACGCTCGAAGTCGTCCTCGTCGAAAGCTGA
- a CDS encoding LutB/LldF family L-lactate oxidation iron-sulfur protein, with protein sequence MSGTFVGMPSFPVAAGVAVTDERLRGNLRRATHTIRDKRAVAVGELADWGALREAGKEIKDRTLRGLDGYLVELEAAVTAAGGVVHWASDADEANRIVVDLVRATGEREVVKVKSMATQEIGLNEALEAAGIAAFETDLAELIVQLGEDRPSHILVPAIHRNREEIREIFVRTMSEWGRPAPEGLTDSPAELAEAARVHLREKFLRAKVGISGANFMVAETGTLVVVESEGNGRMCLTLPETLISVVGIEKVVPSWRDLEVFLQTLPRSSTAERMNPYTSMWTGVTDGDGPEAFHLVLLDNGRTATLGDEVGRQALRCIRCSACLNVCPVYERAGGHAYGSVYPGPIGAILSPQLRGIRSEVDASLPFASSLCGACYEVCPVAIDIPEVLVHLRERVVEQGGKGHRLEKAAMKAAGWVLNHPGALGAGERLASKTRKGHPKKLPGPGGRQWGQSRDLPQLPAEPFRDWWKKNRA encoded by the coding sequence ATGAGCGGGACGTTTGTGGGGATGCCGTCGTTCCCGGTGGCCGCCGGGGTGGCGGTGACCGACGAGAGGCTGCGGGGGAATCTCCGCCGGGCGACGCACACGATTCGTGACAAGCGGGCTGTCGCGGTCGGGGAGCTGGCGGACTGGGGTGCGTTGCGGGAGGCGGGAAAGGAGATCAAGGACCGGACGCTGCGTGGTCTGGACGGGTATTTGGTGGAGTTGGAGGCCGCGGTGACGGCGGCCGGCGGGGTGGTGCACTGGGCGTCCGATGCCGATGAGGCGAACCGGATCGTGGTGGATCTGGTGCGGGCGACCGGTGAGCGTGAGGTCGTCAAGGTCAAGTCGATGGCGACGCAGGAGATCGGCCTGAACGAGGCGTTGGAGGCGGCGGGGATCGCTGCGTTCGAGACGGATCTGGCCGAGTTGATCGTGCAGTTGGGCGAGGACCGGCCCTCGCACATTCTCGTTCCGGCGATTCACCGGAATCGGGAGGAGATCCGGGAGATCTTCGTGCGGACGATGAGTGAGTGGGGGCGTCCGGCACCGGAGGGTCTGACGGATTCGCCCGCGGAGTTGGCCGAGGCGGCGCGGGTTCATCTGCGGGAGAAGTTCCTGCGGGCGAAGGTGGGGATCTCCGGGGCGAACTTCATGGTCGCGGAGACGGGGACGTTGGTGGTGGTGGAGTCGGAGGGCAACGGGCGGATGTGCCTGACACTGCCGGAGACATTGATCTCGGTGGTGGGGATCGAGAAGGTGGTGCCGTCGTGGCGGGATCTGGAGGTGTTTCTGCAGACGCTGCCACGTTCGTCGACGGCGGAGCGGATGAATCCGTACACGTCGATGTGGACGGGGGTGACGGACGGGGACGGTCCGGAGGCGTTCCATCTGGTGTTGCTGGACAACGGGCGCACGGCGACGCTGGGGGACGAGGTGGGGCGTCAGGCGTTGCGGTGCATCCGGTGTTCGGCGTGCCTGAATGTCTGTCCGGTGTATGAGCGGGCGGGCGGTCATGCGTACGGCTCGGTGTACCCGGGGCCGATCGGAGCGATTCTGAGTCCTCAGCTGCGGGGGATCCGGAGTGAGGTCGACGCCTCGCTGCCGTTCGCTTCGTCGTTGTGCGGTGCGTGTTACGAGGTGTGTCCGGTGGCGATCGACATTCCGGAGGTGCTGGTGCATCTGCGGGAGCGGGTCGTGGAGCAGGGGGGCAAGGGGCATCGGCTGGAGAAGGCAGCGATGAAGGCGGCCGGCTGGGTGTTGAACCATCCCGGAGCGCTGGGTGCGGGGGAGCGGTTGGCGTCGAAGACGCGGAAGGGGCATCCGAAGAAATTGCCGGGGCCTGGTGGGCGGCAGTGGGGTCAGAGCCGTGACCTGCCGCAGTTGCCGGCCGAACCGTTCCGTGACTGGTGGAAGAAGAACCGCGCATGA
- a CDS encoding (Fe-S)-binding protein produces MRVALFVTCVNDALYPRTGRAVVTLLERLGVEVAFPAAQTCCGQPQYNTGYRRETEPLVRRYDMAFADYDYVVTPSGSCAAMVRDNYPRIGRKAAAEGRGSGLATAAARSVPKTYELTEFLVDVLGVTDVGAYFPHSVTYHPTCHGLRMLGLGDRPRRLLEAVRGLELRELPGAEECCGFGGTFAVKNAAVSSAMGEDKVRAITGTGAAAVCTVDNSCLMHIGGTLSRQGSEVRPLHLAEILASTEEEPWV; encoded by the coding sequence GTGCGGGTAGCACTCTTCGTGACCTGTGTGAACGATGCGCTGTACCCACGAACCGGCCGTGCCGTGGTGACACTTCTGGAACGGCTGGGGGTGGAGGTCGCCTTCCCGGCCGCGCAGACGTGCTGCGGGCAGCCGCAGTACAACACCGGCTACCGTCGTGAGACCGAGCCGCTGGTCCGGCGGTACGACATGGCCTTCGCCGACTACGACTACGTGGTCACCCCGTCCGGCTCGTGCGCGGCGATGGTGCGCGACAACTATCCGCGGATCGGCAGGAAGGCGGCGGCGGAGGGGCGCGGCAGCGGCCTCGCCACTGCTGCGGCCCGCTCCGTACCGAAGACCTATGAACTCACCGAGTTCCTGGTGGATGTGCTGGGGGTGACGGATGTCGGTGCGTACTTCCCGCACAGCGTCACTTACCACCCGACCTGTCATGGACTGCGGATGCTGGGCCTGGGCGACCGGCCGAGGCGGCTGCTGGAGGCGGTGCGGGGGCTGGAGCTGCGGGAGTTGCCGGGGGCGGAGGAATGCTGTGGTTTCGGTGGGACGTTCGCGGTGAAGAACGCCGCGGTCTCCTCGGCGATGGGTGAGGACAAGGTCCGTGCGATCACCGGGACCGGAGCCGCCGCGGTCTGCACCGTCGACAACTCCTGCCTGATGCACATCGGCGGGACACTGTCACGCCAGGGTTCCGAGGTGCGCCCCCTGCATCTCGCGGAAATTCTTGCGTCGACCGAAGAGGAGCCTTGGGTATGA
- a CDS encoding fumarylacetoacetate hydrolase family protein, giving the protein MQLMRLGELGSERPAVREAGVLYDLGPLTADIDGRFLADGGISRVREALRAGSLAEFPEGEQLRVGAPVARPSAVVCIGQNYAAHAAESGSEPPTAPIIFFKHPNTVVGPYDDVLIPPGAKTVDWEVELAVVIGRTARYLDSAEAAAACVAGYAVSHDVSERTYQLDESGGQWSKGKSSETFNPLGPWLVPAEDLPQGPQALNLRSRVNGEPRQDSSTADMIFGVHELVRHLSHYLVLEPGDVINTGTPQGVALSGRFPYLSAGDVVELDIEGLGSQRQTMRDAVTA; this is encoded by the coding sequence ATGCAGCTCATGCGACTGGGAGAGCTGGGCAGCGAACGCCCCGCCGTGCGGGAAGCCGGCGTGCTCTACGACCTCGGCCCGCTGACCGCCGATATCGACGGACGCTTCCTCGCCGACGGTGGCATCTCCCGGGTGCGGGAAGCTCTGCGGGCGGGTTCACTCGCCGAGTTCCCCGAGGGTGAACAGCTGCGCGTCGGTGCCCCGGTGGCCCGGCCGTCCGCTGTCGTCTGCATAGGACAGAACTACGCGGCGCACGCGGCCGAGTCGGGCAGCGAACCGCCCACCGCGCCGATCATCTTCTTCAAGCACCCCAACACCGTGGTCGGCCCGTACGACGACGTCCTGATCCCGCCCGGCGCGAAGACCGTGGACTGGGAGGTCGAACTCGCCGTCGTCATCGGCCGTACCGCCCGCTACCTCGACTCCGCGGAGGCCGCAGCTGCGTGTGTCGCGGGCTACGCGGTCTCGCACGACGTGTCGGAACGGACGTACCAGCTCGACGAATCGGGCGGCCAGTGGTCGAAGGGGAAGTCCAGCGAGACCTTCAACCCCCTGGGCCCGTGGCTGGTACCGGCCGAGGACCTCCCCCAGGGCCCGCAGGCGCTGAATCTGCGCAGCCGTGTCAACGGCGAGCCCCGGCAGGACTCCAGCACCGCGGACATGATCTTCGGGGTCCACGAGCTCGTACGCCACCTCAGTCACTACCTGGTGCTGGAGCCCGGCGACGTCATCAACACCGGCACCCCGCAGGGCGTCGCGCTCTCCGGCCGCTTCCCGTACCTCTCGGCGGGCGACGTGGTCGAGCTCGACATCGAAGGGCTGGGATCGCAGCGCCAGACGATGCGGGACGCGGTGACGGCCTGA
- a CDS encoding L-rhamnose mutarotase gives MQRIAQVIRVRPEKLAEYRELHRAVPEAVLARLRASHIANYSIHLLGDRLFSYFEYHGDDLTADLAEIAQDEATRAWWKLTDPCQERVPEAGPDDWWAPTEQVFLME, from the coding sequence ATGCAGCGGATCGCGCAGGTGATCAGGGTGCGCCCGGAGAAGCTGGCGGAGTACCGCGAGCTGCACCGGGCGGTCCCGGAGGCCGTGCTCGCCCGGCTGCGGGCGAGTCACATCGCCAACTACTCGATCCACCTGCTCGGTGACCGGCTCTTCAGTTACTTCGAGTACCACGGGGATGACCTGACGGCGGATCTCGCGGAGATCGCGCAGGACGAGGCGACCCGCGCGTGGTGGAAGCTGACAGACCCCTGCCAGGAGCGCGTCCCCGAGGCCGGGCCCGACGACTGGTGGGCTCCGACGGAGCAGGTCTTCCTCATGGAGTAG
- a CDS encoding GntR family transcriptional regulator — MLSDAEAPEPPRQVLADSVYEAVQTMVMDHQIKPGARVGIEALARTLQVSPTPVREALARLEADGLVTKRSLAGYRATELLSPQGLEELFEMRLLLEPRAAALAAANADDEQLDCIESLVEEMRDRPGSGERYAVYREFAAGDQRFHDAIARAAGRPLLADAVMRLHSHLHIFRLSSIPGAAALTLAEHDRILRAVLRRSPERAAEAMTEHLQHSIQRQRSRQQSRR, encoded by the coding sequence ATGCTGTCGGACGCGGAAGCCCCGGAGCCGCCGCGCCAGGTCCTGGCCGACAGCGTCTACGAAGCCGTCCAGACCATGGTCATGGACCACCAGATCAAACCGGGCGCTCGCGTCGGCATCGAGGCCCTCGCCCGTACGCTCCAGGTCTCCCCGACCCCGGTACGCGAAGCGCTGGCCCGGCTGGAGGCGGACGGGCTGGTCACCAAGCGCTCACTCGCGGGCTACCGGGCCACCGAACTGCTCAGCCCGCAGGGCCTGGAGGAGCTGTTCGAGATGCGGCTGCTGCTGGAGCCGAGGGCCGCGGCGCTGGCCGCGGCGAACGCGGACGACGAACAGCTGGACTGCATCGAGAGCCTGGTGGAGGAGATGCGGGACCGCCCGGGTTCCGGTGAACGGTACGCCGTCTACCGCGAGTTCGCCGCGGGCGACCAGCGCTTCCACGACGCGATCGCCCGCGCCGCGGGCCGTCCCCTGCTGGCGGACGCGGTGATGCGGCTCCACTCCCATCTGCACATCTTCCGCCTGAGCAGCATCCCCGGGGCCGCCGCCCTGACCCTCGCCGAGCACGACCGCATCCTGCGCGCCGTGCTGCGCCGCAGTCCCGAGCGGGCCGCGGAGGCGATGACGGAGCATCTGCAGCACAGCATCCAACGTCAGCGCAGCCGTCAGCAGAGTCGGCGCTGA
- a CDS encoding ABC transporter ATP-binding protein produces the protein MTGRLLPVAGKRSVRRAAGQLIRQDARAFTAVIVLNALAAAAGLAGPWLLGRIIDRVGAGGGVSTVDRLALAILLFSLAELLLTRYAGHFAYRFGERTSARVREQFVDRALALPVTVVERAGTGDLTVRGTVDVANVGTTLRDAAPDVFTALVQALFILGAVFAVNPLLGCCGLIGLVGIWCAGRWYLRRARTAYLAEGAAYSAVTEVLTATASGARTVEALGLEQRRIESCDEAIDNWRRTRLRTLQLRSVLFPSVDVSHVLPVIAVLLFGGVLHDRGVVTLGAVVASAVYLRQLAAPLDVVLQWMEQLQSSGAAFARVEGLAQAPSVAVPAPTGAPADDRIEMAGVRYAYESGPDVLHGVDLTVRPGERLAVVGPSGAGKSTLGRLLAGVDAPHTGTVTVGGLPLADLGPEQLRRQVVLVTQEHHVFLGTVRDNLLVAAVSATDDELTAALAAVGADWVADLPDGLSTELGAGGQQLDGAQAQQLALARVVLADPHTLILDEATALLDPTTARHTERALAAVLEGRTVIAIAHRLHTAHDADRVAVMADGALAELGTHDQLVADDGAYAALWNTWHGAPRDSMNRDSMNRDSMNRDSMNVESTNRDSTKRG, from the coding sequence ATGACCGGCCGACTGCTTCCGGTCGCCGGGAAGCGCTCGGTCCGCAGGGCGGCCGGTCAGCTGATCCGCCAGGACGCACGGGCCTTCACCGCGGTCATCGTGCTCAACGCCCTGGCCGCTGCGGCCGGTCTCGCCGGGCCGTGGCTGCTCGGCCGCATCATCGACCGGGTCGGCGCGGGCGGCGGGGTCTCCACCGTCGACCGGCTCGCCCTCGCCATCCTGCTCTTCTCCCTGGCGGAGCTGCTGCTCACGCGCTACGCGGGCCACTTCGCGTACCGCTTCGGCGAGCGGACATCGGCGCGGGTCCGCGAGCAGTTCGTCGACCGTGCGCTCGCCCTGCCCGTCACGGTCGTGGAACGCGCGGGCACCGGCGATCTCACGGTCCGCGGGACCGTGGACGTCGCCAACGTGGGCACGACCCTGCGGGACGCCGCCCCGGACGTCTTCACCGCCCTCGTCCAGGCCCTGTTCATCCTCGGCGCAGTCTTCGCCGTCAACCCGCTGCTCGGCTGCTGCGGACTGATCGGCCTGGTGGGCATCTGGTGTGCGGGGCGCTGGTACCTGCGCCGGGCACGGACCGCCTACCTCGCCGAGGGCGCCGCCTACTCGGCCGTCACCGAAGTACTCACCGCCACCGCGTCCGGCGCCCGCACGGTCGAGGCGCTCGGCCTGGAACAACGGCGCATCGAATCCTGTGACGAGGCGATCGACAACTGGCGGCGCACCCGCCTGCGGACCCTGCAGCTGCGCAGCGTGCTGTTCCCGTCGGTGGACGTCTCACACGTACTGCCGGTGATCGCTGTCCTGCTCTTCGGCGGTGTCCTGCACGACCGGGGGGTGGTGACACTGGGCGCGGTCGTCGCCTCCGCGGTCTACCTCCGCCAGCTCGCCGCACCGCTGGACGTCGTCCTCCAGTGGATGGAACAGCTGCAGAGCAGTGGAGCCGCGTTCGCCAGGGTGGAGGGGCTGGCCCAGGCTCCGTCCGTCGCCGTTCCCGCGCCCACGGGTGCGCCCGCGGACGACCGTATCGAGATGGCAGGCGTCCGCTACGCCTACGAGAGCGGGCCCGATGTCCTGCACGGGGTCGACCTGACGGTGCGGCCCGGCGAACGGCTGGCCGTCGTCGGACCGTCGGGAGCGGGGAAATCCACCCTCGGCAGGCTCCTCGCCGGTGTCGACGCCCCGCACACCGGCACGGTCACGGTCGGTGGACTGCCGCTGGCCGACCTGGGTCCCGAGCAACTGCGCCGCCAGGTCGTCCTGGTCACCCAGGAACACCATGTCTTCCTCGGCACGGTACGGGACAACCTGCTGGTCGCCGCGGTCTCCGCGACCGACGACGAACTGACCGCGGCGCTCGCCGCGGTGGGCGCCGACTGGGTGGCGGACCTCCCCGACGGGCTGTCCACCGAACTGGGCGCGGGCGGGCAGCAGCTCGACGGAGCCCAGGCCCAGCAACTCGCCCTGGCCCGCGTCGTGCTGGCGGACCCGCACACCCTGATACTCGACGAGGCGACCGCCCTCCTCGACCCGACGACGGCACGGCACACCGAGCGCGCGCTGGCCGCCGTCCTCGAAGGCCGTACGGTCATCGCCATCGCGCACCGCCTGCACACCGCGCACGACGCGGACCGCGTCGCTGTCATGGCGGACGGCGCGCTGGCCGAACTCGGCACACACGACCAGCTCGTGGCCGACGACGGGGCGTACGCCGCGCTCTGGAACACCTGGCACGGCGCGCCCCGGGACTCTATGAACAGGGACTCTATGAACAGGGACTCCATGAACAGGGACTCCATGAACGTGGAGTCCACGAACAGGGACTCCACGAAAAGAGGGTGA
- a CDS encoding ABC transporter ATP-binding protein: MAATQRNPGTPDSRSAGRYLWWLITSQPRRIATGALLGTTATVGLTLPPYLLQRAIDDGLQPGHSGALLGWAAALLGVGVLNAWLSIMRHRTMTKVRMDAAFRTVQVVVRHSTRLGAVLPRRVTAGEVATIGGSDVARISETLTVTGPGIGAVVAYCVVAGLLFTVSPLIMIVLLLGVPVLAVLVGPLLGRLQGVETTYRERQGELAARLADLVGGLRVLGGLGGKGLYADRYRRGSQALRAEGYRVGAVTSWIQALAVGLPALFLAAVTWLAARLAVEGTITAGQLVAVYGYVAVLVVPVAYFIEGGYGISRGLVAARRVVRFLNLEPGGVTGPSPVDAPSRPSVLRDPVSGVEVAPGLLTALVGARPAESAEVIDRLGRFTGSDATWGDVRLDAVPLAQVRARILVADNESDLFAATLRQAVEGKTDRDDDAITHALHTAVAQDIVNGLPDGLATPLDAQGRNLSGGQRQRIRLVRALLADPEVLLAAEPTSAVDAHTEAAVAARLKAARAGGTTLVTTTSPLLLERADTVYYLVDGVTAAVGGHFELLRDEPGYRALVVRSTGEEAPESTGEEAPEEEGTTEDGEGEGMDGARGTDTHGPEPKAAVR, translated from the coding sequence ATGGCAGCGACGCAGCGGAATCCGGGAACCCCGGACAGTCGGAGCGCCGGGCGGTACCTGTGGTGGCTGATCACCAGCCAGCCCCGCAGGATCGCGACAGGCGCCCTCCTGGGCACTACGGCGACGGTCGGTCTCACCTTGCCGCCCTATCTGCTCCAACGGGCGATCGACGACGGACTCCAGCCCGGACATTCCGGTGCGCTGCTCGGCTGGGCCGCCGCACTGCTGGGCGTCGGCGTGCTGAACGCCTGGCTCAGCATCATGCGGCACCGCACGATGACCAAGGTCCGGATGGACGCGGCCTTCCGTACCGTCCAGGTCGTGGTCCGGCACTCGACCCGGCTCGGCGCGGTTCTGCCGCGCCGGGTCACGGCCGGCGAGGTCGCCACCATCGGCGGCAGCGACGTGGCACGGATCAGCGAGACCCTCACGGTCACCGGTCCGGGCATCGGAGCGGTCGTCGCCTACTGCGTGGTGGCAGGGCTGCTGTTCACCGTGTCCCCGCTGATCATGATCGTGCTGCTGCTCGGTGTGCCGGTGCTTGCGGTGCTGGTCGGCCCCCTGCTCGGACGCCTCCAGGGCGTCGAGACCACCTACCGCGAGCGGCAGGGAGAGCTCGCGGCCCGCCTCGCCGACCTGGTGGGCGGGCTGCGGGTCCTCGGCGGCCTCGGCGGAAAAGGGCTGTACGCCGACCGGTACCGGCGCGGCTCACAGGCACTCCGCGCGGAGGGCTACCGGGTCGGCGCGGTGACCAGCTGGATCCAGGCCCTCGCGGTGGGACTCCCCGCGCTGTTCCTTGCCGCCGTCACCTGGCTGGCGGCCCGGCTGGCCGTCGAGGGGACCATCACGGCCGGGCAACTGGTGGCCGTGTACGGCTACGTGGCGGTCCTCGTGGTACCGGTGGCTTACTTCATCGAGGGTGGCTACGGAATCAGCCGGGGGCTGGTGGCCGCCCGGCGCGTGGTGCGATTCCTGAACCTGGAACCCGGAGGGGTAACAGGCCCGTCCCCCGTGGACGCACCGAGCCGGCCCTCCGTACTGCGCGATCCGGTGTCGGGGGTCGAGGTGGCGCCGGGTCTGCTGACCGCGCTGGTCGGCGCGCGCCCCGCCGAGAGCGCCGAAGTGATCGACCGCCTCGGCCGGTTCACCGGATCGGACGCCACCTGGGGCGACGTACGGCTCGACGCGGTACCGCTCGCCCAGGTGCGTGCGCGGATCCTGGTCGCCGACAACGAGTCCGACCTGTTCGCGGCCACCCTCCGGCAGGCCGTCGAGGGCAAGACGGACCGGGACGACGACGCGATCACCCACGCACTGCACACGGCGGTGGCCCAGGACATCGTCAACGGGCTGCCCGACGGACTCGCCACACCGCTCGACGCGCAGGGCCGCAACCTCTCGGGCGGCCAGCGCCAGAGGATCCGGCTGGTCAGGGCCCTGCTGGCCGATCCCGAAGTGCTGCTTGCCGCCGAGCCCACATCGGCGGTCGACGCACACACCGAGGCCGCCGTCGCGGCCCGGCTCAAGGCGGCACGTGCCGGCGGTACGACGCTGGTCACCACCACGTCGCCCCTGCTGCTGGAAAGGGCGGACACCGTCTACTACCTGGTCGACGGGGTGACGGCCGCCGTCGGCGGCCATTTCGAGCTGCTGCGCGACGAGCCCGGCTACCGGGCCCTGGTCGTCCGCAGTACGGGCGAGGAGGCCCCCGAAAGTACGGGCGAGGAGGCCCCCGAAGAGGAGGGCACCACGGAGGACGGAGAGGGCGAGGGCATGGACGGTGCGCGAGGTACGGACACCCACGGGCCGGAGCCGAAGGCGGCCGTCCGATGA
- a CDS encoding WD40/YVTN/BNR-like repeat-containing protein, which translates to MTEVLLTVGTRKGLFIGRRTGPGTGPGTGPGTGPGKAGSWEFEGPYFNSQAVYSIAIDTRRDTPRLLVGGDSAHWGPSVFHSDDLGASWSEAKKPAVTFPKDTGASLERVWQLHPAGPAAPDVVYAGTEPAALFRSEDRGETFELVRPLWEHPTRSKWVPGGGGEAVHTVVTDRRSADAVTVAVSTAGVFRSLDGGADWEPSNKGVSAVFLPDPDPEFGQCVHKIAQDAGDPDRLYLQNHWGVYRSDDAGASWKDIGAGLPSTFGFAVAAHPHRADTAYVFPITADSDRVPADHKCRVYRTSDAGSSWEALSAGLPREEHYGTVLRDALTTDDADPAGVYFGNRNGEVYASADDGDSWQQLASHLPDVLCVRAAVIG; encoded by the coding sequence ATGACCGAGGTACTCCTGACCGTAGGCACGCGCAAGGGCCTCTTCATCGGCCGCAGAACCGGTCCGGGAACCGGTCCGGGAACCGGTCCGGGAACCGGTCCGGGAAAGGCCGGATCCTGGGAGTTCGAAGGGCCGTACTTCAACTCGCAGGCCGTGTACTCGATCGCCATCGACACGCGCCGTGACACGCCGAGACTCCTGGTCGGCGGGGACAGCGCGCACTGGGGCCCGTCGGTGTTCCACTCGGACGACCTCGGGGCGAGCTGGAGCGAGGCGAAGAAGCCGGCGGTCACGTTCCCGAAGGACACCGGGGCTTCGTTGGAGCGGGTGTGGCAGCTGCACCCGGCGGGCCCCGCAGCGCCCGATGTGGTCTACGCGGGGACGGAACCGGCCGCGCTGTTCCGGTCGGAGGACCGGGGCGAGACGTTCGAGCTGGTGCGCCCCCTGTGGGAGCACCCGACCCGGTCGAAATGGGTACCCGGCGGCGGGGGCGAGGCGGTGCACACGGTCGTCACCGACCGGCGGAGCGCCGACGCGGTGACTGTCGCGGTCTCCACGGCCGGGGTGTTCCGCTCCCTGGACGGCGGTGCGGACTGGGAGCCGTCCAACAAGGGGGTGTCGGCGGTCTTCCTGCCGGATCCCGACCCGGAGTTCGGTCAGTGCGTCCACAAGATCGCGCAGGACGCCGGGGACCCGGACCGGCTGTATCTGCAGAACCACTGGGGCGTCTACCGCAGCGACGATGCGGGCGCCAGCTGGAAGGACATCGGCGCGGGCCTGCCGTCCACCTTCGGCTTCGCGGTCGCCGCCCATCCGCACCGCGCGGACACGGCGTACGTCTTCCCCATCACCGCCGACTCGGACCGGGTCCCCGCGGACCACAAGTGCCGTGTCTACCGGACGAGCGACGCGGGATCGAGCTGGGAGGCGCTGTCCGCCGGGCTGCCCCGGGAGGAGCACTACGGCACGGTGCTGCGCGACGCGCTCACCACGGACGACGCGGATCCGGCCGGGGTCTACTTCGGCAACCGCAACGGCGAGGTGTACGCCAGTGCGGACGACGGCGACAGCTGGCAGCAGCTCGCCTCGCACCTGCCCGACGTGCTCTGCGTCAGGGCGGCGGTGATCGGCTGA
- a CDS encoding uracil-DNA glycosylase: MAARPLNEIVEAGWAQALAPAAERITAMGGFLRAEIAAGRTYLPAGANVLRAFQQPFDEVRVLIVGQDPYPTPGHAVGLSFSVAPEVRPVPGSLDNIFRELHADLGLPRPSTGDLTPWAAQGVLLLNRALTTAPRTPAAHRGKGWEEVTEQAIRALVARGKPLVSVLWGRDARNLRPLLGDLPAVESAHPSPMSADRGFFGSRPFSRTNELLIRQGAQPVDWRLP; encoded by the coding sequence GTGGCAGCACGACCGTTGAATGAAATTGTCGAGGCGGGGTGGGCGCAGGCGCTCGCACCCGCAGCCGAGCGGATCACGGCGATGGGCGGCTTCCTGCGCGCCGAGATCGCCGCAGGACGCACCTACCTCCCGGCGGGGGCGAACGTGCTGCGCGCGTTCCAGCAGCCGTTCGACGAGGTACGCGTCCTGATCGTCGGCCAGGATCCCTATCCGACACCGGGTCATGCCGTGGGGCTGAGCTTCTCGGTGGCACCGGAGGTACGGCCGGTGCCCGGCAGCCTGGACAACATCTTCCGCGAACTGCACGCGGATCTGGGCCTGCCGCGTCCCTCCACGGGCGATCTGACTCCGTGGGCGGCACAGGGCGTACTGCTGCTCAACAGGGCGCTGACGACGGCGCCCCGCACACCGGCCGCGCATCGCGGCAAGGGCTGGGAGGAAGTGACCGAACAGGCCATCCGGGCGCTCGTGGCGCGGGGGAAGCCGCTGGTCTCGGTGCTGTGGGGGCGTGACGCCCGTAACCTGCGGCCCCTGCTGGGCGACCTGCCGGCGGTCGAGTCCGCGCACCCCTCACCCATGTCGGCGGACCGCGGATTCTTCGGTTCGCGCCCGTTCAGCCGGACGAACGAACTGCTGATCCGCCAGGGCGCGCAGCCCGTCGACTGGCGGTTGCCGTGA